A window of Benincasa hispida cultivar B227 chromosome 9, ASM972705v1, whole genome shotgun sequence genomic DNA:
GgcttagatatgaaaataaccAAATACTTGAAAAAACCTCAAAACCTTTAGAGACTCCAAAATGTAGTCGAGACATATTTTTGATAACTTTTTGTCCTAAAGATAATTATTCGCTCTACGCAGGCTGCAAGCAGACACAACGATCATCTCAATGAGATACAACGACTAACTCCGGTAAAAATGCAACCTCGAACTATTCGGATCTGGTAGAACTCTTGGATACTtctctcaactcaactcaaggacaaaagaaagaaagaaataaatgagATAACTCTTCACTTTGAAATAggatgctacaaatgaagaaccGAGTTGTATTTATAGGCTATCATCTTAGTAACtctccaaaatacaaaataaaatcaaataaatacaaaaattgaagcatttgtcaattttaactcaattgagttgttacttcataaatcaaacataactcattCGAATTgaataaactataaatttaactttcatacatattaaatttgtacatgaaacatcattttaatttgaagtttcaatccaatttgaaaAGTTTCTAAGTAATGAATTTAATCTAAACAATTGAGTGCGACCAACTCCAACCTATGGTAATCAACTCTAGCTAAAACTATCTCCGACAACTAATTCCAACAATTAACTCCTAACAACTAACTATAGTGATCAATTGGATCTATCAAATGCTAAAagtattttcaaattattaattCATAATGTTAAATAGTCGTCATTTATAGTAATTTCACATTAATAGAAACActtttaatatataacaaactaaacaaatatatatatattggagaAAATGTAACCAAACATataagtgtttttattttaagcatttcttataataaaaaaaaaagtatttaaataaaaaattactttttcaaAAGTACTTTTTTCCAAGAGGatgaagttattttttaaaaattataattattttgagtagtaaagaaagaggaaaaaaaacctTGATACATCGTTTAATGAATTAGTAAATTAGATGGAAAATTTAGGCgttgtttggtaattattttgttttttaaaattaagtctatggaccaccacttctacctctaaatttctttatttgttatctacttttcactattgatttaaaaaactaaatcaaattttaacaaacattcaaaaagttgtttttggaatttagttaaaatttaactattgtacttaaaaaataggtaaattattataagaaatgtgaattaaatagacttaatttttaaaaataaaaaactaaaaactaaatgatAACAAACGGAACCTTAATAATTCTATATTGTCTTTAAagatgatgttttttttttctttcactctTTCCCTTCCCATTCCTCCTCAGGTTCTTATTCAATCGAAAAAAAAGCCATTTAAGATTATGTCTTTTTTTgtcaaaatgaatataatttaaatgaaGTTAGACGTTAGATTCccataaagaaaatatatatatataaatctttAGCGCAGATCACTCAACCTTtatcttcatttatttttaaataatataaagtataaacAACCAAATTTTGATATAATCTGCAATTAAAAAACCAATAATGACATCACAAGTGTCATTCACACAATAGGCACGACAAATTTAGTTCACAAAAATAGTagatttaatatctattaaatgtTCATAATGGTATGATGGGGACGACAAATAAAactagaataaataaataaataaacaaacattaaaaaaaactgGATTAGTTAATCTATTTCAAAAGAATCTGTTTTATagtttggtttttatttattagaaaTTTCCTTATCATTTAAAACTATTCATACTTTAtaggaaaaaaagggaaatgaaagaaaacttttgtttaaaaaacatattttattgtttaaaaaacatattttacctTGTTTTCTTATCGCCTCTTATAATTGTTGATACACTAACAATATAGagatacttaaaaaaatatttagtaattaaaaacaatttgtttttaaaaacatgttttatttGGTTCTCTTGTCACCTCTATTTGTTTGTTATTCTAAGGTGTTTGACTCACCAACATGAAATGAGTTGaattggtataatataccaactcaatatTTGACCCACCAATTTTAAatattggtggagttgagttggcatattttaccaactcatccAATTCATCAaactctcccttcttccaatgttttcaatggctccgCCCATTAGTCACTGTTGGCGACTATCGCTATCACATCCCGGGAATGAACTCCGGGCTCCAATAACCATCTTCAATGACAACTTTGATGAACAACTTCGgactttgacaaccacctccagCGAACAACTTTGCACTCCAACATCAACCTCCAATgacaacttcgacaaccaactccgagctccgacaaccacttCCGATGACAACTTTGACGATCAATTTCGGGCTCCAACAACTACCTCTAATGACAACTCCGATGACACACTCGTCCTCtacgatcgcctcggtcacgaactccaacagcacgaacagcctccacagaacctcgatgatgtcgagttgagtatgacaccaccaagaaggctaccttagtattcttggtgtgagaatccagagggtgggctttgtgtggacttggtatgaggcagacgaaggaggattcaacaatcgtgtacacgattgagcaagtgggagatggctgaaacctatcgtataggttgatgcctaatcgtttagcaaaagctaagcaatcgtttaactCATTGTTTAACAGCGTGTTTGCcacctacaaacactacacgatcgtttaccttttgtcaagttgtcgtttagtaaatctgtatttacttgacaagttCTTTTCCGAGagaaaattcacaaattcaacATTTGTAAAACTTCcttaaattaggaaaacaatttttcttttttctcaccTTCATGCGATTAACTCCGAGCTCCAAAAACTACCTCCGACGACAAATTTCgacgaccaactccaataccaccttcatgcgaccaatTTCAAGCTCCGGCAACCAtctccaactacaaactccagcaaaaatcatttttgataATCAAaatcaactttgacaaccactttTGACTATTATAAGACCGATGACTGTAAAGTATGTTATAGGGtcgttaattatataaatgataGTATCTTGTCCacattaaatgtaatatttatacataataaattgtaaaaatatatttttatttaattgaattcacatattaaAAGAGTGTTGAGAATATATAgacgaaaagtatgtatgtaacatatatataaaaaaaatcataaaatgaagatttttttcttataacattttttagcaataattagtgaaaaatgaagATTCGTTCTCCGAtaatcctccaaatttggaggaattgatagTGAAATTATTGAAACAATGTGATGACATTCTATTGACTGTTAAAATGACGGGGAAGAttcaattgaaaaaaatggTGATAGGGTAAAAATACAGAGTAACaacatgaagaagaaaaaaaaagaagaagatgaacatgaaattcatgaagaagaattatgaataaaataattttatttctctttggtttttcattttaaccatatttctcCGAGAAATGTAagagttaattgttgttcattacccaaaaagaaaataaagaaagaaataaagaaaagctttaaaaattaaaagaaaaattgcaacccatattttattcaaacaaagttgagtaaaattattgaataaaaaaatttcaaaacaaaaataataatcataaaagaAGATTATTTAGACTTCAAAATACTGCACCAGATACTcatacatatgaactcaactatGCACCTCAAATACAAAGCTATGAACTTAAACCAAATAACTCTGTACCTAAATACAGACGTATGAAGTCCCGACATTCTATCTCAACTAAGCGTCCCAAACAACTCTTTATAGTTTTACAccaataatataattgaaacccttaaaaaaatatttttgatttatttttctcttgtcCCCTCCATCTCTATCCGTTATAAAACCTATAATAATTTGACACACCAATAATATAAGAGACAATGCCTCTTTTCGAGTTAAAggtttatatcatatattaatgcttgggattttaaattttgattgaattAAATTAGATTGGTTATTGGGTagagattttaaaaatgagtttttaatGCGAATTTTAATTCACGTTATTTTGAGATATAGTTATTACAATGTTTAGTTTATGGTCATTTGatcatttaattttcaaaaaagtattttaaatttaattttaaagaaatgttgttatttaaatttatgcgCCTCCTATAGGAAGTTTAAACATCGATATCAAATGGACatctcaattttattaaaatgtccaatgtaattttttgaaaaaagaaagtcactaaaaaaaacataaattaaaaaattagtattTCATCTTTTCTAAAATGAGTTAAAATTCTATAGTATTCCTAAAAGAAAAAACCTTTTACTTctaggagaaaaaaaaatggaaggaTTTGGACTCAAAATGTCTCTCGAaacactttaaaatttaaataatttttatcaaaagatttaaataataataactttttgAATAATATTTGTTTATCTAGTCAATTTGAATGGATGTTAATTCTACCTAAGTGATTGTGTATTTTATAGTGAAAGAAAGTGCATCATTTGAAtattaaaacataaataaatgaatttaattatgtaaattaaatttaaaataagaaactttcaaatttgattgAAACGTCAAATTAAGGTGAAGTTTCATGTACAAATTTcatatgtatgaaagttaaatttgtagtttattcaatttaaatgagtgatgtttgatttttgtcaaaTAATAACTCCTTTGAGTAACAATTTGACAActgtttcaattttgtatttatttgatttattttgtattttttaaagttattgAGTTGCTAGCACATAAATATCAATTTGTTTCTTCATTTGTAACATCTTACTTCAAATACAAAgtattttgtattaaaaaaaatcattgttttagataaattataaaaaaaactacattAGGTATCCATAATTTAAACCAACTCAACTAATATTGTATCCTAAATACAACAAGCTCGACTTTGTACTCAAATAAAAACAATTGTTACCAACTTAATTCAATTTTCTACGTCAAATACATCTTGAAAGACTTAAATGTTAATAATTcaaataagtaataaaaatgattatgttttatttatttgatttgttcaattttagtgtAGATACTTTTAATAATTgttcatcaaaattaatttttattcaaaatagctaaagaataataataattttcatactcCTATTCCTTGACCAGAAAGCTCAGGACTAGTTGGCAGAATGTGTTGGGCTATTGTTATGTCCTTgctacataataataataatagtgatAATAATTATAGAATATAATAAGTGAATATCTTTTCAATATTTACGAAGactaaaattgaagaaattttaaaaatatttgactaaaatcgtattttaaccaaaaagtaataataaaagCTTGTTTGAATCAACATATTTTTACAATATACATAATGGACAAATATTATGGGAGTTCAATCAACAATGCtgatttaaattacaattttaatcaCAAAAACTTTACTTAATTTATTTCTTCAATACGAAATTCATCTCTTgattttctttacttttaaCAAAATTTCCAGAAGTCCACTTTGATTTCAAACAATCCCCCATTGCTTCTGCAGTTCATCGATTAGATCCGGCAGCTCTTTCTCCGGCAAGATAACCGTCACCGTCAGGCCACCGCCGTCTCTTCCGTCACCACACGGCGGTCCTGGAAGTACCAAAACGACGCCATTTTCACCAACTCCCCCAATTTCATAATTCACATGAACTGGCTTCTGCCCTTCCAATTCGAAGCCGTAGATATTCGCTTCTTCCAAATCAACGAACGTCAATCTCGCTCCATACGCTATGAAATCCGATTCATCCCTTTCTTTCTCCACCAACCCCCCGATTTCTCCGCCCTcatcaattttcttcttcacaaTCATCTCCGCTAATTCCCCTTCCGCCGCTCCGGCGACAGGAAATTCGGCCTCGACGCCGCTCATTTCCATTCCGTTCCTCGGAATTTCGCCCTCTCTGTTAGGGAATTTTGTCGAATAGATCGAGATCGTCCTCGAATTCGAATCCTCAAGCCGTATTTTCGACAGAAATTTCCAGAAGATCGCAGCAATAGCTTCGAATGTTGAGAAGTTCACCGCTCGATTCCGGCCGAAGACGCCCAAGATCCGATCCAATTGCTCCGCCGTGATTCGAAACGACCGCGTCGCCATTTTGCAGTCGCTTGACCCGATCCAGAGGTCTCCGGTTGGGTCGAGCCTCTTGACCGGCGGTGTGGACAGTCTGGTTGATCTGGATGGTCGGGTAAGGGCAGCCGGAGCCGGAAGGAGATGGTCGGCGGGGCGGTTGTTCATGATGTAACCCCATACGTTGATGAAGGTGGAGGCGGAGAAGATATCGCCGAGAACGTGAGTCCAACTAAGACCCACGGAGAGTCCGCCGCACTTGAACCGAGTCAGCTGCGTGCAGGCAagtcattttcttcttcaatataCATAAAATGAGCGGTcactttttactatttttctttctttcttttgtaacATGTCAGGTTCCCCAAAAAATATAAACTGAATATtggtttgatttcaatttttttctacaATATtggtttcttttaaaaaaaagaccctttttttaataaatagattaaaatattatctggtagttatatttgaaatttgttcaatttaattttttacttttaaattttaaattttagtttgtgtacttttaataaatcttaacttaaatttttacagttaattaattgttttttttttgttttaagataattttaattagatatttctatatttcatatacatttttgaaaacatatttctATATGGACTCTTtctaatcataaaaaaatagcCAACTTATTTAGATTTCTATTAATGTTTTGTTACTAATAgacaataatattttgttatacttaaaaatatttcaagtagttttgttatttaaaaaaattactatttacatatcatattttttcatgcataaaaaatattattatttatcaaaTTTCAACCCAACTTAACTTTTAATTACTAATTTAAGGTTGATTAAATCTATCGGagataaaattaaacacttgaaaatataaagactGATATTGAACGAactctaaaataataaaaagttatttttatattGAAAATTCTAATAGATAATAAACacatattttgctaaaaaaatcGATAATAAAATTGAAGTAAGGACTAAGTTGTAGATGTAttgaaaatatgatatttaaaattgGAGATTTAAAAATGTGTGTATTAAAATTAGGCAAATTCCAAAAGAATAGAACCATAATAGAATTTTAagcttgattttatttttattctgaATTGG
This region includes:
- the LOC120086128 gene encoding protein ECERIFERUM 2; this encodes MDDGSKNTLISELKFSSVVPAKATGDNKVKELTAIDLAMKLHYIRGVYFFRASEEVRNLTIYDLKKPLFQLLELYYVVSGRIRRRIEDEDRPFIKCNDSGVRIVEADCEKTIEEWLSIGDDKISHRDDCLVHSQAIGPDLGFSPLAFIQLTRFKCGGLSVGLSWTHVLGDIFSASTFINVWGYIMNNRPADHLLPAPAALTRPSRSTRLSTPPVKRLDPTGDLWIGSSDCKMATRSFRITAEQLDRILGVFGRNRAVNFSTFEAIAAIFWKFLSKIRLEDSNSRTISIYSTKFPNREGEIPRNGMEMSGVEAEFPVAGAAEGELAEMIVKKKIDEGGEIGGLVEKERDESDFIAYGARLTFVDLEEANIYGFELEGQKPVHVNYEIGGVGENGVVLVLPGPPCGDGRDGGGLTVTVILPEKELPDLIDELQKQWGIV